The following are encoded in a window of Halorarum salinum genomic DNA:
- a CDS encoding CoxG family protein: MVQYNGSMPEVTREFNIGVPVAETWDFFMTPDKMAPCVPGCESVEELEEDIFDAKIGVEVAYTSLTFDAHIEITDKDPSNFAAVEAEASPAGRMPGSATVDGDLEMAEGEDHTTEGEITIEFAIRGRLGSLGESAFKHQCDKLTDEFLANVKEELEGAKVTTE, from the coding sequence ATGGTCCAGTACAACGGTAGCATGCCAGAAGTAACCAGAGAATTTAATATCGGAGTTCCAGTAGCAGAGACATGGGATTTTTTCATGACACCGGACAAGATGGCGCCCTGCGTCCCGGGGTGTGAATCAGTCGAAGAACTCGAGGAAGATATCTTCGACGCCAAAATCGGTGTTGAAGTCGCGTACACGAGCCTCACGTTCGATGCGCATATTGAGATCACAGACAAAGACCCGTCAAATTTCGCCGCCGTCGAAGCGGAGGCTAGCCCGGCCGGACGGATGCCTGGGTCCGCAACTGTCGATGGTGATCTAGAGATGGCGGAGGGAGAAGATCATACGACGGAAGGTGAAATCACGATCGAGTTTGCCATTCGCGGTCGTCTCGGGTCCTTAGGTGAGAGTGCGTTCAAGCATCAATGTGATAAACTGACCGATGAGTTCCTTGCTAACGTGAAGGAGGAGCTAGAGGGGGCGAAAGTAACTACAGAATGA
- a CDS encoding (2Fe-2S)-binding protein has product MSQTAVRDRVEVQVTVNDKELTRTIDPSTTLVELLREEFNLTGTTEGCGVGVCGCCTVYLDGKPVNSCLELAVNADGLAIETIEGLGDKNELDPVQEAFEEEEGFQCGYCTPGMIMMSKAMLDEVGDPDDETLQHYMSENLCRCTGYESIFDAIDTAAENLDID; this is encoded by the coding sequence ATGAGCCAAACTGCAGTTAGAGACCGCGTGGAGGTACAGGTGACGGTGAATGACAAGGAACTCACGCGGACGATCGATCCAAGTACGACGCTCGTCGAGTTACTACGGGAGGAATTTAACCTAACCGGAACGACCGAGGGATGTGGGGTCGGTGTCTGTGGGTGCTGTACTGTTTATCTAGATGGGAAACCCGTTAACTCCTGTTTGGAACTAGCTGTCAACGCTGACGGTTTAGCCATCGAGACTATTGAGGGACTTGGTGATAAGAACGAACTCGATCCGGTTCAAGAGGCATTCGAGGAGGAGGAAGGATTCCAATGTGGGTACTGCACGCCGGGAATGATCATGATGTCTAAAGCGATGCTCGACGAAGTCGGTGATCCGGACGATGAGACACTCCAACACTACATGTCCGAAAATCTGTGTCGATGTACGGGATACGAGTCCATCTTCGATGCGATCGACACTGCCGCGGAAAATCTCGACATAGACTGA
- a CDS encoding universal stress protein, protein MTVISAVDDEADDSKVVSVGHDLATAFGDDLVVIHVMTDDTYEDRTESSPNYYRDSAAKDAKSVAQRLISSTLGEGTATNITARGRVGSPVEELLAEVNRQDARYLVVGGRKRTPVGKAVFGSNTQSVLLNAEVPVMTVMNQ, encoded by the coding sequence ATGACTGTGATTAGCGCAGTCGACGACGAAGCGGACGACTCCAAAGTCGTTTCGGTCGGACATGATCTGGCGACGGCCTTCGGTGACGATCTGGTCGTCATACACGTAATGACCGACGACACATACGAGGACCGCACGGAGTCGAGCCCCAATTACTACCGGGATAGCGCTGCCAAGGACGCTAAATCAGTGGCACAGCGGCTGATCTCGTCGACACTGGGTGAAGGAACCGCGACAAACATCACAGCTAGAGGCCGTGTCGGCAGCCCGGTCGAAGAACTGCTCGCCGAAGTCAACCGCCAAGACGCAAGGTACCTCGTCGTCGGTGGTCGGAAACGTACTCCCGTTGGGAAGGCCGTATTCGGCAGCAATACCCAGTCAGTGTTGCTAAACGCCGAAGTACCGGTCATGACGGTCATGAACCAGTAG
- a CDS encoding aldo/keto reductase gives MEYTTLGPTGSEVSKLCLGTWRFGHETDGVVETTESEAHDLLDAAVEAGINFIDTANRYGDPPGTSEQYLGNWLEGRDREDFVIASKVGMPVDDGRGWNRDGLSRKHVRWQIDATLERLGTDYLDLYYIHRLDDRTPVQETLTTLHQLVEEGKVRHLGASTMAAWELTELLWKADANGLESVAVTQPPVDATLQNWQRYERFDLHRYLEVCEKHDIGVLPYSPLAGGFLTGKYERDGDAPEGSRADLDPDTFERKYVSERAWDVLDAVRVVTDEADATAAQVALRWVMEQDQLPGGMIPLTGARTVDQLRENIGAVDLDLSRDQLDRIDEARGQPLFAAKL, from the coding sequence ATGGAGTATACGACTCTTGGTCCGACTGGATCGGAAGTCTCCAAACTATGTCTTGGGACGTGGCGGTTCGGCCACGAAACAGACGGCGTCGTCGAAACGACGGAATCGGAGGCGCATGACCTACTGGACGCAGCCGTTGAGGCAGGGATCAACTTCATCGATACGGCCAACCGGTACGGCGATCCGCCTGGGACCAGTGAACAGTACCTCGGAAACTGGCTCGAGGGCCGCGATCGAGAGGACTTCGTCATCGCATCCAAGGTCGGGATGCCGGTCGACGACGGTCGCGGCTGGAACCGCGATGGCCTCTCTCGAAAGCACGTCCGGTGGCAGATCGACGCGACGCTAGAGCGATTAGGAACCGATTATCTCGACCTCTACTACATTCACCGGCTCGACGACCGGACGCCGGTCCAGGAGACCCTGACGACGCTGCACCAACTCGTGGAGGAGGGGAAAGTCCGCCACCTCGGCGCCAGCACGATGGCGGCCTGGGAACTAACTGAACTGCTGTGGAAGGCCGACGCGAACGGTCTCGAGTCCGTCGCGGTTACGCAGCCACCCGTCGACGCGACGCTGCAGAACTGGCAGCGGTACGAGCGGTTCGACCTCCACCGCTACCTGGAGGTCTGCGAAAAGCACGATATCGGCGTACTGCCGTACTCACCGCTCGCCGGCGGGTTCCTAACGGGGAAGTACGAGCGCGACGGCGACGCACCGGAGGGGTCCCGGGCCGACCTAGATCCGGATACTTTCGAGCGGAAATACGTCTCTGAGCGCGCATGGGACGTCCTCGACGCGGTCCGCGTGGTTACTGACGAGGCGGACGCGACCGCCGCACAGGTCGCGCTCCGGTGGGTCATGGAGCAGGACCAGCTCCCAGGTGGGATGATCCCGCTGACCGGGGCTCGGACCGTCGACCAGTTGCGGGAGAACATCGGCGCCGTCGACCTCGATCTGAGCCGCGACCAGCTGGATCGAATCGACGAGGCCCGCGGACAGCCGCTGTTCGCCGCGAAATTATAG
- a CDS encoding MBL fold metallo-hydrolase, giving the protein MLPDNVYSYDLLRPKYNESLPQTNEPVSVHVVDDEQTVLFGTGFKSGFDHLTSELDKFGGPDVLVVEHADPDHYDALPALVEEYPEAKVAIPELDVEEMQDAVGVDVDIPLTHDEVRWGIRTIHVPGHTPGNMSFLHEATDTLIVGDTFVHKNSFAAASGEWPGTFAPVKASLNADDEETKANMDILLDYDFDAAFLTHGLNVPEHSKPEVKTLVDGLNV; this is encoded by the coding sequence ATGCTGCCAGACAACGTATACTCGTACGACCTACTGCGACCGAAGTACAATGAATCGCTCCCTCAGACGAACGAACCAGTCTCGGTCCACGTCGTCGACGACGAACAGACGGTCCTCTTTGGCACCGGCTTCAAGTCTGGCTTCGATCACCTCACATCGGAACTCGACAAATTCGGCGGCCCGGACGTCCTTGTGGTTGAACACGCCGACCCGGACCACTACGACGCGTTACCAGCGCTCGTCGAGGAGTATCCTGAAGCCAAGGTAGCGATACCCGAACTCGACGTTGAGGAGATGCAGGACGCCGTCGGCGTCGATGTAGATATTCCGCTCACTCACGACGAAGTACGGTGGGGGATCCGAACAATTCACGTCCCCGGTCACACGCCCGGGAACATGTCGTTCCTCCATGAGGCGACGGACACACTGATCGTCGGCGACACGTTCGTCCACAAGAATAGCTTCGCGGCCGCGTCGGGCGAGTGGCCTGGGACGTTTGCGCCGGTTAAGGCATCCCTCAACGCGGACGATGAGGAGACGAAAGCGAACATGGACATTCTTCTCGACTATGACTTTGACGCCGCATTCCTCACTCACGGACTGAACGTGCCTGAACATTCGAAGCCCGAGGTCAAGACGCTCGTTGACGGCCTGAACGTATAA
- a CDS encoding nucleotidyltransferase family protein, translating to MTESALPIRSPPVTADGTFTASVSGIVLAAGTSVRFGDENKLLQQIDGEPIIHRVVGTLLQTDLTGVGVVLGHEANAVRDALSELDVQILENEAFTSGQSSSVRAGVRYAARRESDAVLVALGDMPFVSSSSITSLLTAYETWESSALAAAYDGERGNPVIFDAQHFDALTKVGGDVGGREILLTADDAALVETNDPGVRRDVDDPTDLPGPDNS from the coding sequence ATGACGGAAAGCGCACTCCCAATTCGATCACCACCGGTCACCGCCGACGGCACATTCACTGCCAGCGTTTCCGGAATCGTCCTCGCTGCAGGAACGAGCGTGCGCTTCGGCGACGAAAACAAACTCCTCCAGCAGATCGACGGAGAGCCGATCATTCATCGGGTCGTTGGTACACTTCTGCAGACCGACCTCACTGGAGTTGGCGTGGTCCTCGGGCACGAAGCGAATGCTGTCCGGGACGCCCTCAGTGAGTTAGACGTCCAAATACTGGAGAACGAAGCCTTTACGTCAGGACAAAGCTCCTCGGTCCGAGCTGGCGTGCGCTATGCTGCCAGACGGGAATCTGATGCTGTTCTCGTCGCCCTCGGCGACATGCCATTCGTCTCATCGTCATCGATAACGTCGTTACTTACAGCATACGAGACCTGGGAGAGCTCCGCTCTCGCAGCTGCCTACGACGGTGAACGGGGAAACCCCGTCATTTTTGACGCCCAGCACTTCGACGCGCTGACCAAGGTAGGCGGTGACGTTGGGGGGCGCGAAATCCTGCTTACGGCCGATGATGCTGCCCTCGTTGAGACCAATGACCCGGGAGTCCGTCGTGACGTGGACGACCCAACTGACCTACCAGGGCCCGACAACTCATAG
- a CDS encoding IclR family transcriptional regulator: MSKEAAEDRVKTIERMFIITDALQELNGARISELGDYTDLANSTVYRHLNTLNDMGYVMKEGDIYHIGLGFLDIGEYARNRKKAYQLAKPKVQELAEATDERCQFVVEEHGRGVYVHVETGSHAVETNSRIGKRLYLHSTSVGKSILAHLPNQRISEIVDKWGLPKRTENTITSREGLKKELHQIREDGVAYNREGNIKGLRSVGTPVLSPSGQILGALSISGPTHRMKGDKYEETLPDLLLGAANELELNLEYS, translated from the coding sequence ATGAGCAAGGAGGCGGCGGAAGACAGGGTCAAGACGATTGAACGAATGTTCATCATTACCGATGCTCTGCAGGAGCTCAATGGAGCGCGTATTTCTGAACTGGGCGACTACACCGACTTAGCGAATAGCACTGTCTACCGTCATTTGAACACTCTCAATGATATGGGGTATGTCATGAAAGAGGGCGACATCTACCATATTGGTCTTGGGTTCCTAGATATTGGCGAGTACGCGCGAAATCGGAAGAAAGCCTACCAACTCGCGAAACCGAAAGTTCAGGAACTCGCCGAGGCGACTGACGAACGCTGCCAATTCGTAGTTGAAGAACACGGACGAGGCGTGTACGTCCATGTGGAAACTGGAAGTCATGCAGTCGAAACGAATTCGCGGATCGGGAAACGACTGTACTTACATTCCACCTCTGTTGGGAAATCTATACTTGCTCATCTTCCTAATCAACGGATCAGCGAAATCGTAGACAAATGGGGGCTCCCCAAACGAACTGAAAACACGATAACGTCACGCGAGGGGCTGAAGAAAGAACTTCATCAGATACGCGAGGACGGCGTCGCCTACAACCGGGAAGGCAATATTAAAGGGCTTCGTTCGGTGGGAACGCCGGTTCTGAGTCCTAGTGGTCAGATTCTTGGCGCATTGAGTATCTCGGGTCCAACTCATCGAATGAAGGGCGATAAGTATGAAGAAACCCTTCCTGATCTTCTACTGGGTGCTGCTAACGAGCTCGAACTCAATCTTGAATATTCATAG
- a CDS encoding xanthine dehydrogenase family protein molybdopterin-binding subunit, translated as MSLQQEKRAELETVSKHVSRLDAVEKIRGTVEYADDLDFEDVWHMQIHRATVPHGYITDIDKSDAEALDGVERVVTREDIFQLQERENFTPYFGPAIKDQPVLALEKVHFIGDPVAAVIARDAKTAEEAVDLITVEYNEIDFCSTVDEALDDDAPILHEEFESADTFPDLDQVEGGRNTNEAFEFNLRHGDTNTALEEADRVFENTYRTPPVQHMPFEPFVTIGRADPSGKLKLWTPNQSPHFVRNELAKMFDVPESKIRVEVPQVGGSYGAKLYTKTEPLVALCAYLTGHTIKLRQDIEESFDTNIRHETKVTLKTGVDENGTIIGRECDVYYDTGAYAEIGPRITKKSGYTAAGPYEIPNVSIDSHCVYTNKPPAGAFRGFGVPQLVSAYEAQMDDIANALGVDPVEYRRRHGYTEGSTHPTGSTVESVGLLQCLDEVVEAIDWDEPLEQPGEPHLVRGKGIAIGYKACITPSSSGALTVMSGDGSVTVHSSSVEIGQGVRTTLAQIVAEELGISIDRVSVEDPDTATSPFDTITAGSRSTFHMGNALINSIEDIRGQLRDIAAREWNVSPSDVLIEDGEVINPSTGKRLSLSETVRAEFGDAGGTLVGRGYYTTEGGHHDPETGQSDKPTVFWFFGATGAVVDVDVETGKVNVKELHNAADVGQAIDPERVKGQIQGGAAHALGQTLHEEMVFEFGQQTNRQLLDYKVPSFRDMPDKVNNIIVEVEHAEGPFGAKGVGETGSFAVTPAISNAIVNATDARLERIPFTPERVLREIEGGDLE; from the coding sequence ATGTCGCTACAACAAGAGAAACGAGCCGAACTCGAGACAGTTTCGAAGCACGTGTCGCGGCTGGACGCCGTCGAGAAAATCCGCGGAACTGTGGAATACGCCGATGATCTCGATTTCGAGGACGTCTGGCATATGCAAATCCACCGGGCAACCGTCCCGCATGGGTATATCACTGACATTGATAAGAGTGATGCAGAGGCGCTTGACGGGGTCGAACGCGTTGTCACCCGGGAAGATATATTTCAATTACAGGAACGAGAGAACTTCACCCCGTACTTCGGGCCTGCAATCAAAGATCAACCGGTACTAGCACTGGAGAAAGTCCACTTCATTGGTGATCCAGTAGCAGCGGTCATTGCACGCGATGCCAAGACCGCTGAAGAGGCGGTCGACCTTATCACCGTCGAGTACAATGAGATTGACTTTTGCTCGACAGTTGATGAAGCACTCGACGATGATGCACCGATCCTTCATGAAGAGTTCGAGTCTGCAGATACGTTCCCCGACCTTGATCAGGTTGAAGGTGGACGGAACACGAACGAAGCCTTCGAGTTCAATCTCCGGCACGGCGATACCAACACTGCTCTAGAGGAGGCGGACCGAGTATTCGAGAACACCTACCGCACGCCCCCCGTCCAGCACATGCCCTTCGAACCGTTCGTGACGATCGGACGGGCCGACCCTAGTGGCAAGTTGAAGTTGTGGACGCCGAACCAAAGTCCCCACTTTGTCCGCAATGAACTGGCAAAAATGTTTGACGTCCCCGAGTCGAAGATTCGCGTGGAAGTGCCACAAGTGGGGGGGTCTTACGGAGCGAAACTGTACACGAAAACAGAGCCTCTCGTCGCGCTGTGTGCCTATCTGACCGGCCACACAATCAAACTCCGGCAAGATATCGAAGAGTCGTTCGACACGAATATCCGTCACGAGACGAAGGTGACGCTCAAAACGGGAGTCGATGAGAACGGCACCATCATCGGGCGTGAATGTGACGTCTACTACGACACAGGGGCGTACGCGGAGATCGGCCCACGTATTACCAAGAAGTCAGGATATACTGCGGCGGGGCCGTACGAAATCCCGAATGTGAGTATCGATTCCCATTGCGTGTACACGAACAAGCCGCCTGCTGGCGCGTTCAGAGGGTTTGGTGTGCCACAGCTCGTCTCGGCCTACGAGGCGCAGATGGACGACATCGCAAATGCACTCGGCGTCGACCCAGTTGAATACCGCCGCCGCCACGGCTACACCGAAGGATCGACCCATCCGACAGGATCGACGGTCGAGTCTGTTGGGCTCCTTCAGTGCCTCGATGAAGTCGTCGAGGCGATAGATTGGGATGAACCGCTGGAACAACCTGGCGAACCCCACCTCGTACGCGGGAAGGGAATCGCGATCGGTTACAAGGCTTGCATCACGCCGTCCTCGTCGGGGGCACTCACCGTGATGAGTGGTGATGGGTCAGTTACAGTCCACTCGAGTAGCGTTGAGATCGGCCAGGGCGTCCGGACGACACTCGCTCAAATCGTCGCTGAGGAACTTGGGATCAGCATCGATCGAGTATCAGTTGAAGATCCTGATACAGCGACATCCCCGTTCGACACGATCACGGCTGGGAGTCGAAGCACGTTTCACATGGGCAACGCCCTCATCAACTCTATCGAGGACATCCGGGGCCAGTTGCGGGATATTGCCGCTCGCGAATGGAACGTCTCGCCGTCCGATGTCCTCATTGAAGATGGTGAGGTAATTAATCCCAGTACGGGCAAGCGCCTCTCGCTGAGTGAAACCGTCAGGGCCGAGTTCGGCGATGCTGGCGGTACTCTCGTTGGCCGTGGATACTACACCACCGAAGGGGGCCACCACGATCCTGAAACGGGGCAAAGCGACAAGCCAACCGTATTCTGGTTCTTCGGAGCAACCGGTGCGGTCGTGGATGTCGACGTCGAAACGGGGAAGGTTAACGTCAAGGAACTTCATAATGCGGCCGACGTCGGGCAAGCCATCGATCCTGAACGTGTGAAAGGCCAGATTCAGGGCGGTGCGGCACACGCTCTTGGACAGACACTTCACGAAGAAATGGTGTTCGAGTTCGGGCAGCAAACCAATCGACAGTTACTCGACTACAAGGTTCCGTCGTTCCGTGATATGCCTGACAAAGTGAACAATATTATCGTCGAAGTAGAACATGCCGAGGGGCCGTTCGGCGCAAAAGGCGTTGGGGAGACCGGTTCGTTTGCAGTGACACCTGCAATCTCTAATGCCATCGTCAATGCGACAGATGCCCGGTTAGAGCGAATTCCGTTCACGCCCGAGCGTGTACTTCGGGAAATCGAAGGAGGTGACCTAGAATGA
- a CDS encoding FAD binding domain-containing protein — protein sequence MAFPDTVGEACRMLAENPGSQVIAGGTAITVVMKEGVFAPDLLINIRGLAENHSYVTENDKSIRIGALTPLRDVEQSRIVSEHLPVVVECLQEIAGVRVRNSATLGGHLAHADVHLDLPPVLAGYDADVIITDGEEERQVPIEEFMQGYYETDLADAELIKEIVISKPDSNTRGTYVKHRYFSEVDWPCVGVAAFAVANGDDVTNVRVLLNSVSHKPIFRLDNVNKTLNGSLSDDRIGQVAEDARRQVSPSDDLRGSAEYKERMAGVFTERALQQLQEAH from the coding sequence ATGGCCTTCCCGGACACGGTCGGGGAAGCATGCCGGATGCTGGCGGAAAATCCTGGGAGCCAAGTCATTGCCGGCGGAACCGCCATAACGGTAGTGATGAAAGAGGGAGTGTTCGCTCCAGATCTCCTCATCAATATACGAGGACTCGCCGAAAACCACTCCTACGTCACTGAGAATGACAAGTCGATTCGTATTGGGGCACTGACGCCACTTCGCGACGTTGAGCAGTCGCGTATCGTCTCGGAACACCTGCCAGTCGTCGTGGAATGTCTACAAGAAATCGCAGGCGTCCGAGTTCGGAACTCGGCTACTCTCGGTGGCCATCTCGCTCACGCTGACGTGCACCTGGATTTGCCGCCGGTGCTCGCCGGGTACGACGCAGACGTCATCATTACCGACGGAGAGGAAGAACGTCAGGTTCCCATTGAGGAGTTCATGCAGGGATATTACGAGACGGATTTGGCTGACGCGGAACTGATCAAGGAGATCGTCATTTCAAAGCCAGATTCCAACACCCGAGGAACGTACGTCAAGCATCGGTACTTCTCTGAGGTTGACTGGCCATGCGTCGGAGTCGCTGCATTCGCGGTGGCCAATGGAGACGACGTGACCAATGTTCGTGTCTTATTGAATTCTGTGAGCCACAAGCCGATTTTCCGGTTGGATAACGTCAATAAGACGCTAAACGGGTCTCTGTCTGATGACCGGATAGGTCAGGTCGCGGAGGATGCCCGCAGGCAGGTCTCCCCCTCGGATGATCTGCGTGGATCAGCGGAGTACAAGGAACGAATGGCGGGAGTGTTCACCGAGCGCGCTCTCCAACAGCTCCAAGAGGCGCACTAA
- a CDS encoding molybdopterin molybdotransferase MoeA, with protein MTHGHGTLTGREEAIDEVLRIRRNAIANRPTEEVPVSSVSDRTLVGSIIAMQDYPSHDRATMDGYAFDAADEYPLRVVGEEVFPESSPPRIAAGEAVRIATGAPLPERADAVLKREEAVVTDGQLTGTNIERGTYVYEQGSNVAAGEQLFDASERLSPKDSILLGDLGMDHIQVVERFSAGILATGTEIHENRTNDLDSAMLAGLIRSWGHEATFAGTVPDEYGQVRNRIEELASDYDVVVTTGGTSVGHKDYVIRALEEIGEVQFHRVRIRPGKPIAVAQLPDAVAFAIPGKPLGAHTIASLIMRPFFSGDATLPTIDATLTTDVSLGSEGFEYAIPVILTDGMAAPLGHNDSPLPVYTEMFDPSVVSSSTRASRADGFVLTREQISEGDSVAVIPYSVVE; from the coding sequence GTGACCCACGGCCATGGAACCCTAACTGGCAGAGAGGAGGCCATCGACGAAGTCCTCAGGATCCGCCGGAACGCGATTGCTAATCGGCCAACTGAGGAAGTTCCCGTGAGTTCAGTCTCTGATCGGACACTCGTCGGCTCTATTATCGCTATGCAGGACTATCCTTCCCATGATCGTGCAACGATGGATGGATACGCGTTCGATGCCGCCGATGAGTATCCGCTTCGAGTTGTTGGAGAAGAGGTGTTCCCGGAGAGCTCGCCGCCGAGAATCGCGGCCGGTGAAGCAGTGCGGATCGCGACCGGTGCACCGCTTCCTGAACGAGCGGATGCAGTCCTAAAACGTGAGGAGGCAGTCGTCACCGACGGCCAACTCACCGGCACTAATATCGAGCGTGGAACGTACGTCTACGAACAAGGAAGCAATGTCGCTGCAGGAGAGCAATTATTTGACGCCAGCGAGCGTCTCTCGCCAAAAGACTCTATCCTCCTTGGCGATCTCGGTATGGATCACATTCAAGTCGTAGAACGGTTTTCAGCAGGGATTCTCGCAACGGGGACGGAGATTCACGAGAACAGGACGAATGATCTTGACTCGGCTATGCTTGCCGGACTCATCCGGTCTTGGGGACACGAAGCGACGTTCGCGGGGACGGTTCCAGATGAATACGGGCAGGTCCGAAATCGGATCGAAGAACTGGCTTCAGACTACGACGTCGTAGTTACGACAGGCGGAACGAGCGTTGGACATAAGGACTATGTGATCCGCGCGTTAGAGGAGATTGGCGAAGTACAGTTCCATCGGGTTCGTATCCGCCCCGGCAAACCTATAGCAGTAGCTCAGCTCCCCGATGCGGTTGCGTTCGCCATCCCCGGAAAACCACTTGGCGCCCATACGATAGCATCGCTCATTATGCGCCCGTTCTTTTCCGGTGATGCGACGCTTCCGACGATTGATGCGACGCTGACAACAGATGTCTCTCTCGGATCTGAGGGATTTGAGTACGCGATTCCAGTGATACTGACTGACGGAATGGCAGCGCCGCTGGGCCACAATGACTCCCCTCTTCCAGTGTACACTGAGATGTTTGATCCAAGCGTTGTCTCGTCTAGTACCCGTGCATCACGTGCTGACGGATTCGTCCTTACACGGGAACAGATATCGGAGGGAGACTCCGTTGCCGTCATACCATATTCAGTCGTCGAATGA
- a CDS encoding UbiX family flavin prenyltransferase, which translates to MTERIIVALTGATGQLYGVRALELLVETDQETHLIYSNAAGLTLRQETEYELSDLEDLANETHSVKNIGARTASGSFRTAGMLVVPCSMKTLSNIAHGNSGNLITRSADVVLKERRPLVLMPREKPFNRIHLENMLTVTDAGGIICPPFPSFYQGITDMDEMITRTVARALSLMDVEISFDEWEGLEDW; encoded by the coding sequence GTGACAGAGCGTATTATCGTCGCCTTGACCGGTGCAACGGGCCAGCTGTACGGAGTGCGAGCGCTCGAGCTCCTCGTAGAGACGGACCAAGAGACACACCTCATTTATTCGAACGCGGCGGGGCTGACGCTCCGCCAGGAGACCGAGTACGAGCTATCTGACCTCGAAGACCTCGCCAATGAGACCCATAGCGTCAAGAACATTGGTGCGCGGACTGCCAGCGGGTCCTTCCGCACTGCGGGAATGCTCGTCGTACCCTGCTCGATGAAGACACTCTCCAACATTGCCCACGGAAACTCGGGGAACCTCATCACCCGGTCCGCTGACGTCGTCCTCAAGGAGCGGCGACCGCTGGTATTGATGCCCCGTGAGAAGCCATTCAACCGCATCCATCTCGAGAACATGCTTACGGTGACAGACGCCGGCGGCATCATCTGTCCTCCGTTCCCGTCGTTCTATCAGGGGATCACGGATATGGACGAGATGATCACCCGGACGGTCGCACGCGCCCTCTCGCTGATGGACGTCGAGATCTCGTTCGATGAGTGGGAAGGGCTCGAAGACTGGTAA